CACGCCCAAGAGGAGTGTTTTCCATCCAGTCAGAAACTATTGCAGGCCTTAGACCTGCTTCTTCGAGTTTACCCCGATTGTCATATTCATCTGTATTACTTGCAGAACAAAATACTATTTCCGGCTCTAATTCAATCATCTGTTCAATTTTAAGTTGACTTTCCATTGAAAGAGCACCACTTCCGATTTCAGCAAGTGAGCCATTTTGAAAGCGCTTTTGAAAATCTTCATCAAAAATTAAATTAATTCCATTGTGTCCTTTAATTGAGGATATTTCTCCTAATTCTTTTATATGTGGGAGTTGTGTTGTAGAAAGTGTAATTACTGATTCAACCGGGATTGAGACTACTTTGTAATTATCATATCCTTGGGGAATTTCTTCTCCTTTTTGAACAAGGATATATTTCAAATCTTTTGCTGTTCTGTCCCAGGGATCTTTTATAGTAACAACTTTGTAGGTATTGTGGTATTCAACAGAGTAGCCTTTGGCATATTCCGGATATGCCTTGTCTGTGAAAAGATCTTTTGCATCCGGGTTTTCTTCAGGGATTTTTACATTCGAATGACTTTCTTCTGTATTATCAGCAAAAGCAGCAATTCCTGCTGTAAAAATGACAGCAAGTATCAACACAGCCAAAACAATGTATATTGATTTTATTTTGTATTTCTTAAACATAACACTCACTTCCGCTGTATTCTCTTTCCTTTATGCGACTGGTACTGAAACAAAAATGTAATGATTTTAGCCATAAACTAAATCCTCAAAAACCGTTTTTTATGCACCAGGAACTAATTCTTATCCAGTTTTCAATAATAGTCATTTTTTCGTCAATGAGATGTTCAAAATCAGGCTGATTTTTTACAGCTATCATTTCGGGAAGTGTTTTCATAACAGAGTAAGCTGCAGTTTTTCCTGATTTTTCAGGGATAAGACCCCAGTTTATCTCATCAATAATGTGCAGAAGTGAAGTTGTCATTGCAACCACAGACGGATTTTTTGAAAATTCGCGAAGATTTTCTATGAAAACAGGTTTTTTGTTCTCTCCTTCGATTAAAGCCGCAGTCTCCCAGTATTTGTCCTCGTTTATTCCAAATCTGTTAAGTCTGACAAGCATATCTCTCTGTGTCAGAGGGTTTAAGCAGGTTTGCTTGTCAAGTGCTTCTGTTGTTGCATCAATAATGCAAAGAGCGACAAGTTCGCCAAGTTTCGAATGTTTTCCTGCCCAGGTCAGAACATTTGGACTACTCATATTTGAGATAACTGATATCTGATCTGTACCTGAACCCGTTGCAATTCCGTTTGAATATCTGCTTGGCGCCATAAGCTGCTGTATTGCAACTGTCTTTGCCTCAGTTGCGGTCATTATAACTCGTGTAAGAGCATGTGCAGGCAGATATGAGCTTAAAATTAAAAAAGTATTGATTGTTCCGCCGACATAAACAGTACTTCCATTCTCTTCATGCCAGTTTGCCGGGTCGCCTGCACGTCCTCCGTTTACTTCTATTCCTGCGGTAACTATTGCTGTAACCTCAAGATCCCTGAAAGTTCTTGTGCTTATGGCAGCGTTCTTCATCTTTGCGGCTGTCATCATCGCAGCTGTCTTTTCAGGATTCAGACCCAGCCTTTTTGACTGGATTTTTATATATTCTTCAACACTTCCACCTTCAAGGTCATGACCGCAGTGACCTCTTGTCGGATTAGGCTCATGATTAAAAATAGCTTCGAGATTTTCCTGATGGCCGCCGTTTATGTATGATGTTGTAATTGAATTTCTGTTAGGAGGAAGTTTTACGACAACCGAATTTTCCGATCTGTAAACTTTTTCTCCACCTGATGTTTCAAAAATCAGTTTAAGGTCTTTTTTTGAGTCTGTTGTATAACTTGTCAATTTAGAAGAACACCTCTTGTTGTAATAATGATATTGACATTTATAATTAAAAATAATTTGTCTTTAGTAAAATTTAGTTTTCAAAGAGATGTATGTAATGAGAAAAGAATATCAATTTATATGTTTAATCAGCCATTACTGGTTTTTATTTTGAAAAGAAAAATGATTGAATAATAATTTTCAGGATTATTTTAAAAACCCATGTGATGAAGCTGCATCTTTAAGTCTTCCGGCAAATATTCCGATTATTTCATCGTATTCACCAAGGGCTTTGTCATCAACAGATACAGCATATCCTTTGGACTCAAGGGCCTTTTTCCATGAATCCGGATTGGTTTCTCCTGCTATCTCAAGAGATGCATGAATTCCGGAGACTAATGCAAAGGGTGCAAGTCTCACCTTTTTGGCATTCATATGCTCCAGACGTCTGGTTATCTTTTCAACTCCCGGATAGCCTCCGACTCCTCCGATAACAACCTTTCCCGACTTACATACATCGTCCATCACCATCTGCATCTGACAGAGTGATGTATCAGCGCCGCCTTCGGATGTAGGTGCAACAAGTATGAGGACTTCATCATCAGAGAGTGACTTTCCATAAATTCCGTTGACAGCCTCTGCAACCTCAAAATAATCCTCAGTCCTCATTAGAAGAGGCCTTGCAACCAAAATTCCGTCAAATCCTATAGCACCATGAGCGCCGGCAAGGTCATTTAATGAGGAAATTATCCGGTATAATTCATGATAGCCCATTCCTGGTGTGAGATAAATGGGGAGAACTACTATCTGTGAATGTCCTTTATCCAAAAGTTTGGTCATTGCCGCAAGCGGACCAGATACTTCTTCACCACTTTCTTTTAGAACAAGTCTTACTGCCTCATAATTAAATGAAAATTCAACTTCTGCTTTTGGATATGCCTCTCTTGCAAGTTTCATACATTTTTCTACAACTAAACGGCCTTCTTTCCTTGTTGTACCCATTGCAACAACAAGGACTGCACCATGGCTCTCAATTTTTTTTCCATGTCCTTTCATTAGTATCATCTCTTAGTTAATTTTATAAGCACTTT
The genomic region above belongs to Methanomicrobium antiquum and contains:
- a CDS encoding ABC transporter substrate-binding protein; translation: MFKKYKIKSIYIVLAVLILAVIFTAGIAAFADNTEESHSNVKIPEENPDAKDLFTDKAYPEYAKGYSVEYHNTYKVVTIKDPWDRTAKDLKYILVQKGEEIPQGYDNYKVVSIPVESVITLSTTQLPHIKELGEISSIKGHNGINLIFDEDFQKRFQNGSLAEIGSGALSMESQLKIEQMIELEPEIVFCSASNTDEYDNRGKLEEAGLRPAIVSDWMENTPLGRAEWIKFFAYFYNKEETANEVFEIIKNNYTHISNITRDISDKPTVFAGIDYQGTWYAPGGESYVAKLFRDAGGDYIITKGPETGSISLDFESIYEKAYDADFWLNTGSGNSIEDILAMDSRYSKFKALKSGNVYNYNARVNDFGGNDYWQSAILNPDVILADLVEILHPGLLDRHNLYYYKNLADNNSGGFK
- a CDS encoding adenosylcobinamide amidohydrolase, producing the protein MTSYTTDSKKDLKLIFETSGGEKVYRSENSVVVKLPPNRNSITTSYINGGHQENLEAIFNHEPNPTRGHCGHDLEGGSVEEYIKIQSKRLGLNPEKTAAMMTAAKMKNAAISTRTFRDLEVTAIVTAGIEVNGGRAGDPANWHEENGSTVYVGGTINTFLILSSYLPAHALTRVIMTATEAKTVAIQQLMAPSRYSNGIATGSGTDQISVISNMSSPNVLTWAGKHSKLGELVALCIIDATTEALDKQTCLNPLTQRDMLVRLNRFGINEDKYWETAALIEGENKKPVFIENLREFSKNPSVVAMTTSLLHIIDEINWGLIPEKSGKTAAYSVMKTLPEMIAVKNQPDFEHLIDEKMTIIENWIRISSWCIKNGF
- a CDS encoding sirohydrochlorin cobaltochelatase, with translation MILMKGHGKKIESHGAVLVVAMGTTRKEGRLVVEKCMKLAREAYPKAEVEFSFNYEAVRLVLKESGEEVSGPLAAMTKLLDKGHSQIVVLPIYLTPGMGYHELYRIISSLNDLAGAHGAIGFDGILVARPLLMRTEDYFEVAEAVNGIYGKSLSDDEVLILVAPTSEGGADTSLCQMQMVMDDVCKSGKVVIGGVGGYPGVEKITRRLEHMNAKKVRLAPFALVSGIHASLEIAGETNPDSWKKALESKGYAVSVDDKALGEYDEIIGIFAGRLKDAASSHGFLK